A part of uncultured Umboniibacter sp. genomic DNA contains:
- a CDS encoding SDR family oxidoreductase yields MKIKDSRIVITGGAAGIGAALARCFHAAGAKQIIIVDRDALAAKKVADDVEGLSASLDVCDEVALKELVDRIETEEGAIDLFVSNAGTGKGDGEPWWATSASNDDWNLLWQLHVMAHVYAARACLPHFIARKTGWFLNTASAAGLLNQIGDAAYSTTKHAAIGFAESLAITHGDDGIGVSVLAPQAVATGLIGMADGHSDIAGVLTPDQVAESVLAGLESGDFMILPHPEVKKFFAAKADNYGRWIGGMRKLRRQSIAINPESGIRLPVSQLKESK; encoded by the coding sequence ATGAAAATAAAAGACTCTCGAATTGTGATCACTGGGGGAGCGGCTGGCATTGGCGCAGCGCTTGCGAGATGCTTTCACGCAGCGGGTGCTAAGCAGATTATCATCGTTGATCGTGATGCCCTAGCAGCCAAGAAAGTAGCCGATGATGTAGAAGGGCTGAGCGCTAGTCTTGATGTGTGCGATGAAGTTGCACTCAAGGAACTTGTCGATCGCATTGAAACTGAAGAGGGGGCCATCGACCTATTCGTGTCCAACGCCGGAACAGGTAAAGGTGACGGCGAACCTTGGTGGGCCACTTCGGCAAGCAACGACGATTGGAATTTGCTCTGGCAACTTCACGTGATGGCACATGTTTACGCGGCTCGTGCATGCTTACCGCATTTCATAGCCAGAAAAACAGGCTGGTTTCTTAACACCGCCTCGGCTGCAGGCTTGCTAAATCAGATTGGTGATGCGGCTTATTCAACGACTAAGCATGCAGCAATTGGCTTTGCTGAATCGTTGGCCATTACCCACGGTGACGACGGGATTGGCGTATCAGTCCTCGCTCCACAGGCGGTCGCAACCGGGCTTATCGGGATGGCAGACGGACATAGCGACATAGCGGGGGTACTGACCCCGGATCAGGTAGCCGAAAGTGTTTTAGCGGGATTAGAGTCGGGAGACTTTATGATTCTGCCACACCCTGAAGTTAAGAAATTTTTTGCGGCGAAAGCCGATAATTATGGCCGGTGGATAGGTGGAATGAGGAAGTTACGCCGACAGTCGATAGCCATTAACCCAGAATCAGGTATTAGACTACCGGTCAGTCAACTCAAGGAGTCAAAATGA